The uncultured Fibrobacter sp. nucleotide sequence TTCCTAAAGGCATAGCGATAATCGGCAATCGTCTCTACGGTCGCTTCCGCCACAATTCTAGGGTCATTCCGGAAAGCGCCACAGCCAAAGGCCCCCAGCACGACACTTTCGACCTTGTTCATAACGGCAAGGTCCAGAATACGCCGAAGCCTTTGCTTATGTAACTGCTTGAGTTCCGCATCGGATACGGTGATTTCGCTAAAGTTATCCACATAGCGATCCCCGCTACGACTACAGTAGCGCAAGTTGGGAGCCGCACAGGTGATTACGTCGACATCGAACCATTCCGATTCATCGCGCAGTTCCGGGAAAACCGTATCCGTCTTGAAAACCGTGACACCCGGCGTATAGATGCAATCATCGTTATGCAGCGGAGTCCTGTTACGGCGATGCGGCTTATAGAAAAGTTCCGCCATTTTCTTAGTCGAAAGGCAATCGAATAGCGTGGAACAGCGGCAAAGCGATTCCTCCTGGGCACCCGCCCCTTCCTCGACGCCGCCACCGGGGCTAGAGGCACTTGCAAAATTGAGTACGGCCACCTTAGTCCCCGCATACGCTTCGGCCGCCTCAAAGGTCCGCTTTTTCGAGACACGAATGCAGGCCGGATCCGCAAACACATTCAGGTTTCCCGCATCGACACATTCACCTGCGCCCGTAAACCGTTCAAGCTTCATAGAATTTGCAATCGAACGGGACAGGCGGGCATTTTCGTGGCAACGCCTCGCGGTATCTTCAAAGATTTCAACGTTTCTTTCCCTAAAATTTTTATTTGACATAAATGGTCCTTATTAACGATACTTTATAAAGATATATCGACTGCGGCTCTGTTTTTGTCAAAGCACTTCTAAAGCGCCATTTTTCCAAACGCCCCAAATCATTTGACATTTTTCATTTTCAAGTCGATATAGTAAGAAAAGAAGGAAACGACATGAACAATACGACACAGAACAACGCCGTCAAAAACGTCCCGTCCAACGAAAACCCGCAAATCGCCGAAAACATCCGCCAGGCAACTTCCGAGGCTTACTTCGACCTGATGGAACTCAACGAGCTCGACCTCCAGAACCTCATCACCGTTTCGCAGGTAGGCGACAAGACCATCATCCGCCACACCGTCAACATTCCGGGAATTCCGACCGACACCTCGATCCGCTTCGAAATCGACAACGGAAAACAGGGAAGGCGCTACAACGTTTTCGGGCACCACAACAAGTTGAATTACTCAAGCCGCACCGACAAACAGGATGTCGCCTTGCAGCATTACACAAGGACCGTCTCCGAAATCGTCAAGTACTGTTTCGAGCCGCCCGCCTCGCTCAGCGCTCTTTGGCCGTAACGGGCTGATGCTGCCGACGGGACGCCCGCTTCAGCATTCCGACAAGGAACTTGTAGAAACCTTCGATGTGCGAATTGTCCTGCTTTACGCGGCGAAGCGTAATCACGATATCGCGCTTGAATTCGGCATCGGTGATTTTTAGCAGGCGAATCTTGCGGTTGTTGACTTTTCCCCACGAGAATTCCGGCCAGAATCCAACTCCAAGGCCACTTGCAATGGCATCTTTCACCACAAGCGCGTTGTCGCTTTCGAATACCACGTGCGAATTAAACCCGATTCGTTCGCAGTAATCGTCGCATATCTTGTGTAACTGCTTGGAGCCATAAAGTCCGATAAAGTTCGTATCACCCAGTTCGTGCAGCGAAATGCTGTCACGTTTTTTGTATTGCGCCGTATTCGGAACGGCGAGGTAGATATTTTCGCTACATACAAAAGTTTCTTCGTCCGGATTTTCTTGCGGACGGTAGTTCGAATAGGTCTGCACGCAAATGTCGTACAGCGATGATTCCTCTTTCTGAACCAGGTAAAAGCGGAGAGCCGGAGACTGTTTCTTGTAAAGGATAATCGCGTTCGCCACGAACGAAGACGCCGCAAGCACCTTCACGCTCACCGTAATCGCCTGCTTGTCTGACTTGGCACGCAGTCTTGCCGGCAACGCCTCGATATCTTCGTACAGGGGCTTCACCTTCTTGTAAAAATAATCGCCCGCTTCCGTCAACTTGACGTTACGGCCACTCGTCTTGAAAAGCTTTACGCCGAGCTCGTCTTCGAGCCTGTGGATGGCATGGGTAAGCGCGGGCTGCACAATGCAAAGGTTCTTGGCACTTTGCGTGACATGCTCGGTACGCGCGACTTCCAAAAAATATTTGATATGAGTCAGCTCCATAAAACTTTCCTTTTTATTTCAATTTAGCCACCTGCGTGGCAATTCATCAAAAATATTGATGAATAGAATATAAATTATTTATTAGTCAATATCAAAAAGAAATTTTAATTTTGCGACCGAAAACAAGAAAGACCGACTGAAACGGCAACAAAAAAAGGAATATTTATGAAACAGCTTTTCAATAAAGTCGCAATCGCAGCACTTCCCCTGACCGCAGCAATCGCCCTTAACGCCTGCGGAGACAACCGTGAATGCACCTACAACGAAAGCGAACACACGCTCGTCTGCCCCGAAAAAACTTACAAGACCGTAAACCTAGGCGAAAAGGTCTGGATGGCCGAAAACCTGGACGTTTTCACTCCTGATTCCAGCATCTGCTACGGTAACAACCACGACAACTGCAATTCGGACGGACGCCTTTACACTTACGCCTCGGCCACGGGCGCTGTATGCCCCACCGGATGGGCTCTTCCCTCCCTTGACGACTACAAGGCGGCCTTTGCCGACAAGGACCCCTCCACCCTCAAGGACGCCGCAGGTTTCAACGCCATTTTCGCCGGATTCAAGTACTACGACGGAAAATTCGCCGACAAGGGCGCAAGCGCAAGCTTCTGGACAAACAACAGCTACGACGATTCCAGGGCATATCTCGTGCGCATCACCGACACCCGAATCACCTACGAACACTACAATAAGAATATCTTCGCCTCTGTCCGTTGCATAAAAAAATAATTCGGATTTCGGAATTATTACCTTTATCTTTGCCCCGCATGCGTTTTTCATTTTTAATTCTTAATTACTAACCAGATTAAACTATGACTTGGCTAATCGAATTATTCACAAAGCCCTCGGTGGGGCAACAGGTTGTGGCGATTGCGCTTACGGCTGCAGTCGGCCTCATGGTCGGTAAAATCAAGGTCAAGGGAATCAGCCTTGGCGGGGCGGGAGCGCTTTTCGTGGGCATCCTGCTCGGACACCTCGGTCTCCGTGTCGAAGGAAACGTCCTGCATTTCATACAGGAATTCGGCCTGATCCTTTTCGTCTACACCATCGGCATGCAGGTGGGGCCCGGCTTTATGGACTCTATTCGCCGCCACGGACTTGTACTGAACATTCTTTCGACAAGCATCGTGCTGCTCGGCGTCATCGTCACGCTTTGTCTGTACTTTCTTACCGATATGCATAACAACGTACCCGTGCTCATAGGAATGCTCTGTGGCGCCGTCACGAATACGCCCTCCCTAGGAGCCGCTAACTCAGCCTTTGCCGCGGCCGGGGTGGACACATCCCTTACGGGCATCGGGTACGCTGTTGCATATCCGTTCGGCGTCATCGGAATCATCCTGGTAATGATCCTTGTTCGCATCATCTTTAGGCAAGATCCGAACAAGGCGGCAGAAAAATACACGGCAGAAATCGCCGCCACAAGCAAAGAAATAGAATCCTGCAGCCTCACGGTCGACAACCAGAACCTCTTCGGAGTCATGCTGAAAGACATTCCCGACCTGATTTCGAGCGGAGTCGTGGTGACACGCCTCTTGCGCGGCGAAAGCATCTTCACGCCGAACGGAAAGACGGTTATCGAAAAAGGGGACAAGCTTCACATCGTAGGAATGCCCGAAGCAGTCACCGCCATGGAAAAGATTATCGGAAAGCGCCTCGAAACGCCCATCACGACATTCGCCTCGGATACCGCAAAACCGATTCAGGTTAAAAGCATTCTCGTAACGAACAAGAAGATTCTCGGAAGGACCATCGGATCGCTCGCGCTCGCCGAACGCTACGGCGTAAACGTGAGTCGCGTGACCCGCAGCGGTTTCAAGTTCACGGGACGCCTCGACCTCCGCATCAAATTTGCAGATAAGCTAAAAATCGTCGGCCCTGCCGAAGGCATCGAAGCCGCGGCAAAGGAACTGGGCAATTCCCTCACCGCACTCGACCACCCCGAAATATTGCCCGCGTTCCTGGGCATCTTCTTAGGAGTCATTGTCGGAAGCATTCCCATCGCCCTCCCAGGGATGCCGACCCCGCTTAAGCTGGGTCTTGCCGGCGGCCCGCTGATTGTATCTATCCTTCTCAGCCGCAAACGAAAAATCGGCCCGCTGAACTTCTTCATGGCAAACAGCGCAAACCTCATGCTCCGCGAATTCGGCCTCACGCTCTTCCTCAGCTGCGTAGGACTCAACGCAGGCATCAAGTTCTTCGACGTCCTCCTGCACGGCGACGGGCTCTACTACATGGGACTTGCAGCCCTTATCACCTTTATCCCGCTTGCCATTGTCGCGACAGTCGGACACCTGGTATTCAAGGTAAACTACCTCTCGCTCTGCGGTGTACTCGCAGGCGCCACCACCGACCCGCCCGCACTCGCCTTCGCAAACGGCCAGGCCAACAGCGAAGCCGTCAACATCGGCTACGCCTCGGTCTACCCGCTCACCATGCTGCTACGAATCCTGAGCGGACAAGTGCTCGCGATATTCCTGCTGCAGGCGATGTAAACAAAACGAATAGCCCGAACGGGCTTTGTGAGCAGCAAGCGACTCGTATTGACGAGTCGTGGCTGCGAGAGTGAGGCGATATCACATTGTCTAGGTTCATTTGAGCCGAACGGTCTTTAAAGTACTCCACCCTAGAAACAGCAAAGGCTCCCCGCAAGGGGAGCCTTTTAAGCGCATTAGCGAGACGCGTCGCTCACATTAAAAAAACTGAGGGGGCCAACGCGGGTTCTTGGAGGACATATCGATCTTGTAGAAGTCCTTCTCGAAGCGACCGTCATCCAAGCCGTACATCTGCATCACGTGGCGAGCAATCCACTTACCGAGCTTCATCACGGTGAGCTTCTTGCGGAGACGGCCCTGGCAGTCACGGTTCATGATATCCGGGAGAGTCGAGGTCGTGAGGATTTCGTCGATAGCGTGGCTGTTGAGCTTTTCACGGGCTTCGGGGCTCGTGTGGAAGTGCGTCACGCCGAAGCAAACGCGGTTCGGGTTACCCTTCTTGATGTGTTCGCAGCACTGCACAATCGTCGTACCAGTACGAACCATGTCGTCGAACACGATCACGTCCTTGCCCTCGATTTCCTCGATGCTGATGTCGGAAAGTTCCGGGTTGAAAGTCATGCTGATTTCGCGTTCGCCAGTACGCACCTTGTCCATCACCACACGCTTGCATTCGGGCAGGTCGAGCGCTTCGTAAACGGCGTTCATGAACGGGCGTGCGCCCTTGTCCGGGGAAACGATCACGAGGTTGTTGCCGTCCTTGCCAGTCTGAACAAAGTTGCTGTTCTTGATGTAGTGGGCGTAGACGTCCGTCGGAATCAGGTTATGGAAATTGTCCTTGCCGAAGATTTCAGCAAACAGGTTCTGCACCTTGATGCTGTGGTTGTGAACGGTAACCACGGCGTCGACGCCGGAAGTCTTGAGGAGCTGGGCGTAAAGAAGGCTAGTGAAAGCCTGGCCGTCGAACTTCTTCAAGTCGATGTCCGGGCGGTCCTTCTCGAGTTCGCCGATGCGGTGCGGACCGCGGTCCTGGGCACTGTAGAAAAGATCCGGTTCAACCAAGACGACCTGTTCGGCACCATTGTCCTTGGCGGCGCGCGCCAGAATGCAGTTACGCATGGCGTAGTCGTTACGGCTGCGTTCATGGTTAGAGACCGAGCAAATCAGAACAATCTTGCCTTCCAAGCGGCGGCCAATATGTTCCATGTCATCCACGTCCAGCATATAGCGGGGGCAGAATTCGGAGTTA carries:
- a CDS encoding TIGR02452 family protein; this translates as MSNKNFRERNVEIFEDTARRCHENARLSRSIANSMKLERFTGAGECVDAGNLNVFADPACIRVSKKRTFEAAEAYAGTKVAVLNFASASSPGGGVEEGAGAQEESLCRCSTLFDCLSTKKMAELFYKPHRRNRTPLHNDDCIYTPGVTVFKTDTVFPELRDESEWFDVDVITCAAPNLRYCSRSGDRYVDNFSEITVSDAELKQLHKQRLRRILDLAVMNKVESVVLGAFGCGAFRNDPRIVAEATVETIADYRYAFRNIEFAVYCRPEDDLNYRVFGDALLK
- a CDS encoding LysR family transcriptional regulator is translated as MELTHIKYFLEVARTEHVTQSAKNLCIVQPALTHAIHRLEDELGVKLFKTSGRNVKLTEAGDYFYKKVKPLYEDIEALPARLRAKSDKQAITVSVKVLAASSFVANAIILYKKQSPALRFYLVQKEESSLYDICVQTYSNYRPQENPDEETFVCSENIYLAVPNTAQYKKRDSISLHELGDTNFIGLYGSKQLHKICDDYCERIGFNSHVVFESDNALVVKDAIASGLGVGFWPEFSWGKVNNRKIRLLKITDAEFKRDIVITLRRVKQDNSHIEGFYKFLVGMLKRASRRQHQPVTAKER
- a CDS encoding FISUMP domain-containing protein; its protein translation is MKQLFNKVAIAALPLTAAIALNACGDNRECTYNESEHTLVCPEKTYKTVNLGEKVWMAENLDVFTPDSSICYGNNHDNCNSDGRLYTYASATGAVCPTGWALPSLDDYKAAFADKDPSTLKDAAGFNAIFAGFKYYDGKFADKGASASFWTNNSYDDSRAYLVRITDTRITYEHYNKNIFASVRCIKK
- a CDS encoding putative transporter, whose amino-acid sequence is MTWLIELFTKPSVGQQVVAIALTAAVGLMVGKIKVKGISLGGAGALFVGILLGHLGLRVEGNVLHFIQEFGLILFVYTIGMQVGPGFMDSIRRHGLVLNILSTSIVLLGVIVTLCLYFLTDMHNNVPVLIGMLCGAVTNTPSLGAANSAFAAAGVDTSLTGIGYAVAYPFGVIGIILVMILVRIIFRQDPNKAAEKYTAEIAATSKEIESCSLTVDNQNLFGVMLKDIPDLISSGVVVTRLLRGESIFTPNGKTVIEKGDKLHIVGMPEAVTAMEKIIGKRLETPITTFASDTAKPIQVKSILVTNKKILGRTIGSLALAERYGVNVSRVTRSGFKFTGRLDLRIKFADKLKIVGPAEGIEAAAKELGNSLTALDHPEILPAFLGIFLGVIVGSIPIALPGMPTPLKLGLAGGPLIVSILLSRKRKIGPLNFFMANSANLMLREFGLTLFLSCVGLNAGIKFFDVLLHGDGLYYMGLAALITFIPLAIVATVGHLVFKVNYLSLCGVLAGATTDPPALAFANGQANSEAVNIGYASVYPLTMLLRILSGQVLAIFLLQAM
- a CDS encoding ribose-phosphate pyrophosphokinase, translated to MSDRFIVTGNFTDDPFAIDMAQYIGLREDISDMVSLKTFANSEFCPRYMLDVDDMEHIGRRLEGKIVLICSVSNHERSRNDYAMRNCILARAAKDNGAEQVVLVEPDLFYSAQDRGPHRIGELEKDRPDIDLKKFDGQAFTSLLYAQLLKTSGVDAVVTVHNHSIKVQNLFAEIFGKDNFHNLIPTDVYAHYIKNSNFVQTGKDGNNLVIVSPDKGARPFMNAVYEALDLPECKRVVMDKVRTGEREISMTFNPELSDISIEEIEGKDVIVFDDMVRTGTTIVQCCEHIKKGNPNRVCFGVTHFHTSPEAREKLNSHAIDEILTTSTLPDIMNRDCQGRLRKKLTVMKLGKWIARHVMQMYGLDDGRFEKDFYKIDMSSKNPRWPPQFF